From a region of the Geothrix sp. 21YS21S-2 genome:
- a CDS encoding ABC transporter permease, giving the protein MSGSGAFRERLLESWVEIRENLGRSILQALGVILGVASVLGGFSISDSQRAQSDRLFVKLGGLDKLNVQPNAIVKDGQATALQTANRGLRNDDAVNGSDLDTKAVAGVSVRKNARARTKSAYADQDRQLTGIGADFIPMEGYAVATGRSFSATDLDQGEAVAILGAEAAQTYFPAGDALGQVLTIGGIPVTVIGTFQERVFRFREGQGNIFRWRNRIIALPSAFVQKRMQGDQYRRTDRVTFRLPEVNAIQGFAKGLTAFLKASHRQQEDFRLDDVAARMAKRRSQGDVYNIIFLLSGVLALLGGGIVNVNIQMASLKERVREVGVKMAIGASGREVFKGFMTEALLLTLLGAFLGLSAGVLFSWTICLSLGVPLYMRASSFVWAFLLAAVFGFAFALYPAWKASRLSPMEALRYE; this is encoded by the coding sequence ATGAGCGGCTCGGGCGCCTTTCGCGAACGGCTCCTGGAATCCTGGGTGGAGATCCGGGAGAACCTCGGCCGCTCCATCCTCCAGGCCCTGGGCGTGATCCTGGGCGTGGCCTCGGTGCTGGGGGGCTTCTCCATCTCCGACAGCCAGCGGGCCCAGAGCGACCGGCTCTTCGTGAAGCTGGGGGGCCTGGACAAGCTCAACGTCCAGCCCAACGCCATCGTCAAGGACGGCCAGGCCACGGCGCTCCAGACCGCCAACCGCGGCCTGCGCAACGACGACGCCGTGAACGGCTCGGACCTGGACACCAAGGCCGTGGCCGGCGTGAGCGTGCGCAAGAACGCCAGGGCCCGCACGAAGAGCGCCTACGCCGACCAGGACCGCCAGCTCACGGGCATCGGCGCCGACTTCATTCCCATGGAGGGCTACGCCGTGGCCACCGGGCGCTCCTTCAGCGCCACGGACCTGGACCAGGGCGAGGCCGTGGCCATCCTCGGCGCGGAAGCCGCCCAGACCTACTTCCCCGCGGGCGACGCCCTGGGGCAGGTGCTCACCATCGGCGGCATCCCCGTGACGGTGATCGGCACGTTCCAGGAGCGGGTGTTCCGCTTCCGGGAGGGCCAGGGCAACATCTTCCGCTGGCGCAACCGCATCATCGCCCTGCCCTCGGCCTTCGTGCAGAAGCGCATGCAGGGCGACCAGTACCGCCGCACGGACCGGGTCACCTTCCGGCTCCCCGAGGTCAACGCCATCCAGGGCTTCGCCAAGGGCCTCACCGCCTTCCTCAAGGCCAGCCACCGCCAGCAGGAGGACTTCCGCCTGGACGACGTGGCCGCGCGCATGGCCAAGCGGCGCAGCCAGGGCGACGTCTACAACATCATCTTCCTGCTCTCGGGCGTCCTGGCCCTGCTGGGCGGAGGCATCGTGAACGTGAACATCCAGATGGCCTCCCTCAAGGAACGCGTGCGCGAAGTGGGCGTCAAGATGGCCATCGGCGCCTCGGGCCGGGAGGTGTTCAAGGGCTTCATGACCGAGGCCCTGCTCCTCACACTGCTGGGCGCCTTCCTGGGCCTCTCCGCCGGCGTGCTCTTCTCCTGGACCATCTGCCTGAGCCTGGGCGTGCCGCTCTACATGCGGGCCTCGAGCTTCGTGTGGGCCTTCCTGCTGGCGGCCGTCTTCGGCTTCGCCTTCGCCCTGTATCCCGCGTGGAAGGCCAGCCGCCTCTCCCCCATGGAGGCCCTCCGCTATGAGTGA
- a CDS encoding tartrate dehydrogenase yields MSTTLRIASIPGDGIGKEVMIEGIRVLDAAASRFGFRMDWKHFDWSCEYYAKHGAMMPADGIDQLRPFDSVFLGAVGFPGVPDHVSLWGLLIPIRREFDQYANIRPVYLMPGVKSPLAGREPGSIDMMIVRENTEGEYGTKGHFENKGTEDELVVGEATFTRKGVDRILKYAFEQAMTRGKHVTSATKSNGLAITMPYWDERFALMAKNYPEVRVDQYHIDILTAQFVKNPDWFDVVVGSNLFGDILSDLAPACAGTIAIAPSANLNPERVHPSMFEPVHGSAPDIAGRGIANPVGQIWAGSMMLDHLGQPAAGAAIMRAIEKVLAEGPRTPDLGGKATTVDMGKAIADAL; encoded by the coding sequence ATGTCCACTACTTTACGCATCGCGTCCATCCCCGGCGACGGCATCGGCAAGGAGGTCATGATCGAAGGCATCCGCGTCCTGGACGCGGCCGCCTCCAGGTTCGGCTTCAGGATGGACTGGAAGCACTTCGACTGGTCCTGCGAGTACTACGCCAAGCACGGCGCCATGATGCCCGCCGACGGCATCGACCAGCTGCGGCCCTTCGATTCCGTGTTCCTGGGCGCCGTGGGCTTCCCGGGCGTGCCCGACCACGTCTCGCTGTGGGGGCTGCTCATCCCCATCCGCCGGGAGTTCGACCAGTACGCCAACATCCGCCCCGTGTACCTCATGCCCGGCGTGAAGTCCCCCCTGGCCGGGCGCGAGCCCGGGAGCATCGACATGATGATCGTCCGGGAGAACACCGAGGGCGAGTACGGCACCAAGGGCCACTTCGAGAACAAGGGCACCGAGGACGAGCTGGTCGTCGGCGAGGCCACCTTCACCCGCAAGGGCGTGGACCGCATCCTGAAGTACGCCTTCGAGCAGGCCATGACGCGCGGCAAGCACGTCACCTCGGCCACCAAGAGCAACGGCCTGGCCATCACCATGCCCTACTGGGACGAGCGCTTCGCCCTCATGGCCAAGAACTACCCCGAGGTGCGCGTCGACCAGTACCACATCGACATCCTCACGGCCCAGTTCGTGAAGAACCCCGACTGGTTCGACGTGGTGGTGGGCTCCAACCTCTTCGGCGACATCCTGTCGGACCTGGCCCCGGCCTGCGCGGGCACCATCGCCATCGCCCCCTCGGCCAACCTGAACCCCGAGCGCGTCCACCCCTCCATGTTCGAGCCCGTCCACGGCTCGGCCCCCGACATCGCCGGCAGGGGCATCGCCAACCCCGTGGGCCAGATCTGGGCCGGGTCCATGATGCTCGACCACCTGGGCCAGCCCGCGGCGGGCGCCGCGATCATGCGGGCCATCGAGAAGGTGCTGGCGGAAGGCCCCCGGACCCCCGACCTGGGCGGCAAGGCCACCACCGTGGACATGGGCAAGGCCATCGCCGACGCGCTCTAG
- a CDS encoding ABC transporter ATP-binding protein: protein MPLVIETREITKVFGANGTAVHALRGVDLQVEAGEFIALIGPSGSGKSTLMAILGCLDRPTGGSYELDGHPVQGLSGGDLARIRNTKIGFVFQAYNLLPKASVVRNVELPMLYAGVGRKERRARAMEMLDRVGIAEKAMKLPGELSGGQKQRVSIARSLANRPTILLADEPTGALDSHTGAEILDLFKELNRQGNTVILVTHDLGIAAMAQRKVEIRDGLIATGEPQ, encoded by the coding sequence ATGCCGCTCGTCATCGAAACGCGGGAGATCACCAAGGTCTTCGGCGCCAACGGCACCGCTGTCCACGCCCTGCGCGGCGTCGACCTCCAGGTGGAAGCCGGCGAATTCATCGCCCTCATCGGCCCCAGCGGTTCCGGAAAGTCCACCCTCATGGCCATCCTGGGCTGCCTGGACCGCCCCACCGGAGGCAGCTACGAGCTGGACGGCCACCCCGTCCAGGGCCTCTCGGGCGGCGACCTGGCCCGCATCCGCAACACCAAGATCGGTTTCGTGTTCCAGGCCTACAACCTGCTGCCCAAGGCCTCGGTGGTGCGCAACGTGGAACTGCCCATGCTCTACGCCGGGGTGGGGCGCAAGGAGCGCCGGGCCCGGGCCATGGAGATGCTGGACCGCGTGGGCATCGCCGAGAAGGCCATGAAGCTCCCCGGCGAACTCTCCGGAGGCCAGAAGCAGCGCGTGTCCATCGCCAGGTCCCTGGCCAACCGCCCCACCATCCTCCTCGCCGACGAGCCCACCGGGGCCCTGGATTCCCACACCGGCGCCGAGATCCTCGACCTGTTCAAGGAGCTCAACCGCCAGGGCAACACCGTCATCCTCGTCACCCACGACCTGGGCATCGCGGCCATGGCCCAGCGCAAGGTGGAGATCCGCGACGGCCTCATCGCCACGGGCGAACCCCAATGA
- a CDS encoding efflux RND transporter periplasmic adaptor subunit: MKKRWWIVGVAGFLVVGGLLVAAKSTHKPKGNQETPFRLGKVQAEDLQVSVREVGVVDPFVKVDIKSTVSGRVLSYKVREGDMVTAGEVLAEVEPDVNQAQTLSDVQGSVSSAKVAFMNADKDFKQQEALFKEGLVSEQAFRSSRTARDMASETLKSAQTRYQIVEDRGIPIAGNASTQHAKVISPMSGMVIKKGVELGDTIMSGVNSFNAGTVVYTVADLKSLIIKVNVNEVDVAKVQVGQPVRITLDAFPQRTFNGRVRFVSPAAELVDKIKVFKVEIKLDELSDAYRTGMSANVEILGEKRDKAVSVPLEALQRRDGGTVVFRLKKDLDPQKMAAAKEGLSGRSKFVWLSDHWRDYFDVVPVKAGIATLERVEIISGLNKDEQVCLEDPTRKKVEKDEDNF, from the coding sequence ATGAAGAAGCGCTGGTGGATCGTTGGCGTGGCGGGCTTCCTGGTCGTGGGCGGATTGCTCGTGGCGGCCAAGAGCACCCACAAGCCCAAAGGGAACCAGGAGACGCCGTTCCGGCTGGGCAAGGTCCAGGCCGAGGACCTCCAGGTCAGCGTGCGGGAAGTGGGCGTGGTGGATCCCTTCGTGAAGGTGGACATCAAGTCCACGGTCAGCGGCCGGGTCCTCTCCTACAAGGTGCGCGAGGGCGACATGGTCACCGCAGGCGAAGTGCTGGCGGAGGTCGAGCCCGACGTGAACCAGGCCCAGACCCTCTCCGACGTGCAGGGCAGCGTTTCCTCGGCCAAGGTGGCCTTCATGAACGCGGATAAGGACTTCAAGCAGCAGGAGGCGCTCTTCAAGGAGGGCCTCGTGTCCGAGCAGGCCTTCCGTTCCTCCAGGACGGCCCGGGACATGGCCTCCGAGACCCTCAAGTCCGCCCAGACCCGCTACCAGATCGTCGAGGACCGGGGCATCCCCATCGCCGGCAACGCCTCCACCCAGCACGCCAAGGTCATCAGCCCCATGAGCGGCATGGTCATCAAGAAGGGCGTGGAACTGGGCGACACCATCATGTCGGGCGTGAACAGCTTCAACGCCGGCACCGTGGTCTACACCGTGGCCGACCTGAAGTCGCTGATCATCAAGGTCAACGTCAACGAGGTGGACGTGGCCAAGGTGCAGGTGGGCCAGCCCGTGCGCATCACCCTGGACGCCTTCCCCCAGCGGACCTTCAACGGCCGCGTGCGCTTCGTGTCCCCCGCCGCCGAGCTGGTGGACAAGATCAAGGTCTTCAAGGTGGAGATCAAGCTGGACGAGCTCAGCGACGCCTACCGCACCGGCATGAGCGCCAACGTCGAGATCCTGGGCGAGAAGCGCGACAAGGCCGTGAGCGTGCCCCTGGAGGCCCTGCAGCGCCGGGACGGGGGGACCGTGGTGTTCCGCCTGAAGAAGGACCTCGATCCCCAGAAGATGGCGGCCGCCAAGGAAGGCCTCTCCGGCCGCTCCAAGTTCGTGTGGCTCTCGGACCACTGGCGCGACTACTTCGACGTGGTCCCCGTGAAGGCCGGCATCGCCACCCTGGAGCGGGTGGAGATCATCTCGGGCCTGAACAAGGACGAGCAGGTGTGCCTCGAGGACCCCACCCGCAAGAAGGTGGAAAAGGACGAAGACAACTTCTAG
- a CDS encoding ABC transporter permease yields MSEMTTPVAARGIGHQAALAWEVVVSGLTELWAHKMRSILTLTLLMLGVFALVVMTSVLDGILDKIGTGFSGMSWDGTLVVAPKTAETSDEQKRFAMSPGLRMEDVPRLTAPYDKVMAFMPRAVKQTSVRVASGNERIMVAGNVPDYIPVMNRRIASGRGLTEDDQKRRSTVAVLGASLASKFLGGADPVGKDIMVDGIPFRVVGVLAPLMIFNEDSWVDANGMLIPLEAYMDRLDPTHKLSQLGVKLKAKRDAKDVTALVLGRAKQAHHGIEDVEILDLDAEAARSWQNFLQQMRGWTIVLMSLAGTVLLVGGVGVLSVMLISFSDRRYEIGLRKALGASDQEIFVQFLLEAAVLAALGALTGTLAGGALCKALSSNFPYGLVVNMYGLLMAWGVALALSLVFGMYPAFRAMRLSPMEAMR; encoded by the coding sequence ATGAGTGAAATGACGACTCCCGTGGCCGCGCGGGGCATCGGGCACCAGGCCGCGCTGGCCTGGGAGGTGGTGGTCAGCGGCCTGACCGAGCTGTGGGCCCACAAGATGCGGTCCATCCTGACCCTCACGCTCCTCATGCTGGGCGTCTTCGCCCTGGTGGTGATGACCTCCGTGCTGGACGGCATCCTGGACAAGATCGGCACGGGCTTTTCCGGCATGAGCTGGGACGGAACCCTCGTCGTGGCCCCCAAGACCGCCGAGACCTCGGACGAGCAGAAGCGCTTCGCCATGAGCCCCGGCCTGCGAATGGAGGACGTGCCCCGCCTCACCGCGCCCTACGACAAGGTCATGGCGTTCATGCCCCGGGCCGTGAAGCAGACCAGTGTGCGCGTGGCCAGCGGCAACGAGCGGATCATGGTCGCGGGCAACGTCCCCGACTACATCCCCGTCATGAACCGCAGGATCGCCTCCGGGCGCGGCCTCACCGAGGACGACCAGAAGCGCCGCTCCACCGTGGCCGTGCTGGGCGCAAGCCTGGCCTCCAAGTTCCTGGGCGGGGCGGACCCGGTGGGCAAGGACATCATGGTCGACGGCATCCCCTTCCGGGTGGTGGGCGTCCTGGCCCCCCTGATGATCTTCAACGAGGACTCCTGGGTGGACGCCAACGGCATGCTCATCCCCCTGGAAGCCTACATGGACCGCCTGGACCCCACCCACAAGCTGAGCCAGCTGGGCGTCAAGCTCAAGGCCAAGCGGGACGCCAAGGACGTCACCGCCCTGGTCCTGGGCCGGGCCAAGCAGGCCCACCACGGGATCGAGGACGTGGAGATCCTGGACCTGGACGCCGAGGCCGCGCGCAGCTGGCAGAACTTCCTGCAGCAGATGCGGGGCTGGACCATCGTCCTCATGAGCCTGGCGGGCACCGTGCTCCTGGTGGGCGGCGTGGGGGTGCTCTCGGTGATGCTCATCTCCTTCTCGGACCGCCGCTACGAGATCGGCCTGCGCAAGGCCCTGGGCGCCTCGGACCAGGAGATCTTCGTGCAGTTCCTCCTGGAAGCGGCCGTCCTGGCAGCCCTCGGCGCCCTGACAGGCACCCTGGCGGGCGGGGCCCTGTGCAAGGCCCTCTCGAGCAATTTCCCCTACGGTCTCGTGGTGAATATGTATGGCCTCCTCATGGCCTGGGGCGTGGCGTTGGCGCTCTCCCTGGTGTTCGGCATGTATCCCGCATTCAGGGCCATGCGACTCAGCCCCATGGAAGCCATGCGTTAA
- a CDS encoding OsmC family protein produces MSTMQATHNGVSTEELTALMDKVKATPAMGKLMFRSRSKWINGAHSQSTFDSHYALGKEHKRNTPVFLEADEPATLLGTDVAPNAGEAALHALTSCLNVTYAYNAAAMGIDIHSLSFDVETDTDLRGFMELDKKIRPGLSQIRVKVNLACNGTPQQVKELHEAVIRTSPLYDTFKNPVDIKMKY; encoded by the coding sequence ATGAGCACGATGCAAGCTACTCATAACGGCGTGTCCACGGAAGAGCTCACGGCCCTCATGGACAAGGTCAAGGCCACGCCCGCCATGGGCAAACTGATGTTCCGGTCCCGCTCCAAGTGGATCAACGGCGCCCACTCCCAGAGCACCTTCGATTCCCACTACGCCCTGGGCAAGGAGCACAAGCGGAACACCCCGGTCTTCCTGGAGGCCGACGAGCCCGCCACCCTGCTGGGGACCGACGTGGCCCCCAACGCCGGCGAGGCGGCCCTGCACGCCCTGACCAGCTGCCTGAACGTCACCTACGCCTACAACGCGGCGGCCATGGGCATCGATATCCACAGCCTGAGCTTCGACGTGGAGACGGATACCGACCTCCGGGGGTTCATGGAGCTGGACAAGAAGATCCGGCCGGGACTTTCACAGATAAGGGTCAAGGTGAACCTGGCCTGCAACGGCACGCCCCAGCAGGTGAAGGAGCTCCATGAGGCCGTGATCCGGACGTCGCCGCTGTACGACACCTTCAAGAATCCGGTCGATATAAAAATGAAATACTAG
- a CDS encoding alpha/beta fold hydrolase, with product MIPLRASLLCLIAAFTFASAPPEPVYGPELEGFEYAFPVHRFAFTSQGTPLRMAYLDVAPEVPNGRTVVLLHGKNFTAGTWEATIRVLAKAGYRVVAPDQIGFGKSTKPAHFQYTFQELARNTRALLASLGIPKAALVAHSTGGMLAVRYALMFPAQVEQLVLVNPIGLEDWKAEGVPSLSVDQWYQRELGVTAQRIRAYEQATYYAGQWRPEFEVPVGMLAGLFRGPGRELVAWNSALIYDMIFTQPVVYEFGKLTVPTLLLIGQKDITVIAKDAAPPAVAARLGNYPELGRRAAKAIPGARLVEFPGLGHAPQFQDPDAFHRELLKGLAH from the coding sequence ATGATCCCATTGCGGGCGTCCCTGCTGTGCCTGATTGCCGCCTTCACCTTCGCCTCCGCGCCGCCGGAACCCGTGTACGGACCCGAGCTGGAGGGCTTCGAATACGCCTTCCCCGTCCACCGCTTCGCCTTCACCAGCCAGGGCACGCCCCTGCGCATGGCCTACCTGGACGTGGCCCCCGAGGTCCCCAACGGCCGCACCGTCGTCCTCCTCCACGGCAAGAACTTCACCGCCGGCACCTGGGAGGCCACCATCCGCGTGCTCGCCAAGGCCGGCTACCGGGTCGTGGCCCCCGACCAGATCGGTTTCGGGAAGTCCACCAAGCCCGCCCACTTCCAGTACACCTTCCAGGAGCTGGCCCGGAACACCCGCGCCCTCCTGGCCTCCCTCGGCATCCCGAAGGCCGCCCTGGTGGCCCACTCCACCGGGGGCATGCTGGCCGTGCGCTACGCCCTGATGTTTCCCGCCCAGGTGGAGCAGCTGGTGCTGGTGAACCCCATCGGCCTGGAGGACTGGAAGGCCGAGGGCGTCCCGTCCCTGTCCGTGGACCAGTGGTACCAGCGGGAGCTGGGCGTCACCGCCCAGCGCATCCGCGCCTACGAGCAGGCCACCTACTATGCCGGCCAGTGGCGCCCCGAGTTCGAGGTCCCCGTGGGCATGCTGGCGGGCCTCTTCCGGGGCCCCGGCAGGGAGCTGGTGGCGTGGAACTCCGCCCTCATCTACGACATGATCTTCACCCAGCCCGTGGTGTACGAGTTCGGGAAGCTGACGGTCCCCACCCTCCTGCTCATCGGCCAGAAGGACATCACCGTCATCGCCAAGGACGCCGCCCCCCCCGCCGTGGCCGCCCGCCTGGGCAACTACCCCGAACTGGGCCGCCGCGCCGCCAAGGCGATCCCCGGCGCCAGGCTGGTCGAGTTCCCCGGCCTGGGCCACGCCCCCCAGTTCCAGGACCCCGACGCCTTCCACAGGGAACTGCTGAAGGGACTCGCCCACTAG